The following coding sequences are from one Triticum aestivum cultivar Chinese Spring chromosome 5A, IWGSC CS RefSeq v2.1, whole genome shotgun sequence window:
- the LOC123105963 gene encoding uncharacterized protein — protein sequence MDYERIHDPPHRQSGGFSPAKLRAMLLGLEKHQHSGEDTSPEANDSGELDDRRSLECSTSTEMSSNSGHRSRNRAPDDDSFDSESSSSGPTTVKRPTAVSSLLPPFSRPTPSKWDDAEKWISSPTANRTGRVMSAAGFAPKKTAFALPEHGACPPAAAKVVAEVPRNTGTLTDNSVGSTQPDSIKPAETAPTVDEPEHVIRSVSMRDMGTEMTPIASQEPSRTGTPIIASSPTSTRTPTPNRSVEFGVGTIDSGKMGMSEEELQLNTRKEIMDLGERLGKTTIAAWASKEERATANFPNVPADKAVEIDRETRAADWQEAEKAKYLARFQREEVKIQAWENHQRAKIEAEMKSIEAKMERKRAREHDRFARKLASARRRAEAKREAAEARRSQEAERTDEQAAQIRKTGHIPSSISCWCWCL from the exons ATGGACTACGAGCGCATCCACGACCCGCCCCACCGCCAG TCGGGCGGATTCTCCCCGGCCAAGCTGCGAGCCATGCTTCTCGGGCTGGAGAAGCACCAGCACTCCGGCGAGGACACCTCGCCCGAGGCCAACGACTCCGGCGAGCTAGACGACCGGA GGAGCTTGGAATGCTCCACCTCCACCGAGATGTCCAGCAACAGTGGCCACAGATCAAGGAACCGGGCTCCGGACGACGACAGCTTCGACTCCGAGAGCAGCTCTTCGGGGCCGACAACGGTGAAGAGGCCGACAGCAGTATCTAGTCTGCTGCCGCCGTTCTCTAGGCCGACGCCGTCGAAGTGGGACGACGCCGAGAAGTGGATTTCGAGCCCGACGGCGAACCGTACTGGCCGTGTGATGAGCGCCGCCGGGTTTGCGCCGAAGAAGACGGCATTTGCTTTACCTGAGCACGGTGCCTGCCCACCGGCCGCTGCTAAGGTGGTCGCCGAGGTGCCGAGAAACACCGGAACCTTGACTGATAATTCAGTTG GTTCCACGCAGCCCGATTCAATCAAACCTGCAGAAACTGCCCCAACAGTCGACGAACCAGAACACGTAATTCGGTCTGTCTCGATGAGAGATATGGGAACAGAAATGACTCCGATTGCCAGCCAGGAGCCCTCTCGGACTGGGACTCCGATAATAGCATCCAGCCCTACCTCCACTAGGACGCCAACTCCTAACCGGAGTGTAGAATTTGGTGTCGGTACAATTGATTCCGGCAAGATGGGCATGTCCGAGGAGGAGCTACAGTTGAATACCAGGAAGGAAATCATGGATCTCGGCGAACGGCTAGGCAAGACGACTATAGCTGCATGGGCAAGCAAGGAAGAGAGAGCTACTGCAAATTTCCCAAATGTTCCAGCTGATAAGGCTGTAGAAATCGACAGAGAGACCCGTGCTGCAGATTGGCAGGAGGCAGAGAAGGCAAAGTATCTTGCAAG GTTTCAGAGGGAAGAGGTAAAGATCCAAGCTTGGGAAAATCACCAGAGAGCAAAAATTGAAGCTGAAATGAAGAGCATAGAG GCGAAGATGGAAAGAAAGCGAGCTCGCGAGCACGACAGGTTTGCTCGGAAGCTGGCGTCAGCGAGACGCAGAGCAGAGGCGAAGAGGGAGGCCGCGGAGGCGAGGAGGAGCCAAGAAGCGGAGCGAACGGATGAGCAGGCGGCGCAGATCCGTAAGACCGGGCACATACCTTCCTCGATCTCTTGCTGGTGCTGGTGCCTATGA
- the LOC123108392 gene encoding uncharacterized protein, whose translation MMEAPSLEHRVPAEERHRIERVARDRDGDLAEALLLRLLRITRNGRRWGFLANDHPLHPYYLQQKVSEQCRILRPRHAADR comes from the coding sequence ATGATGGAGGCGCCGTCGCTGGAGCACCGTGTGCCGGCGGAGGAGCGGCACCGGATCGAGCGGGTGGCGCGGGACCGGGACGGGGACCTGGCGGAGGCGCTGCTGCTGCGGCTGCTGAGGATCACGCGCAACGGCCGGCGCTGGGGGTTCCTGGCCAACGACCACCCGCTCCACCCCTACTACCTCCAGCAGAAGGTCTCCGAGCAGTGCCGCATCCTCCGCCCCCGCCACGCCGCCGACCGCTGA
- the LOC123101794 gene encoding uncharacterized protein, whose translation MASIKINLAVDRSRNRVLFADAGSDFVDVLLTFLTLPLSAIQSCSAGATWPGCLSNLCDGVERLRNSRLLKVEACHGMLLTPAHTDEFELCKSANSCCNEVVIKGSKCCVRMARLLHVYNQAAGSTETFVSRKERFVISDDMTVKPASASSLQSLPQAFSSDGIGHGFEEVQVSVSWETVLFMFKASLSSDTVLTDAFLPNLLTDCQKQAAGVSMKQITINQKMLPFDQYSAGSSPESKIKIFYHTDEKKVMYAECSHEFVDLLLGFLTYPISSVILYTNTGAGTPHLGTCLNNLYKSVTGLDEGGCLTGALTKNKLLNPSLRPFDLLSNLVCRALDCQCLKDTMPELACFCCHPELVEDGRYVVGDDLLIHQASAMSLMKHWCGRDKAMVLEMGIIVRKPEAVALLRAVLTSKSVLTDVFIDRLEEHFSQKKIQIFAKIPGGKTITVEVARADTIATVKSRIKDKVSIAAGCRHELVYGSRYLKDRCTVAECNLVRECTVTCEFYKK comes from the exons ATGGCCTCCATCAAGATCAATCTCGCCGTGGACAGGTCCCGGAACCGCGTGCTGTTCGCCGACGCGGGCTCCGACTTCGTCGACGTCCTCCTCACCTTCCTCACACTGCCGCTCTCCGCCATCCAGTCCTGCTCGGCAGGCGCGACATGGCCAGGATGCCTCTCCAACCTCTGCGACGGCGTCGAGCGCCTCAGGAACAGCAGGCTGCTCAAGGTTGAGGCCTGCCATGGCATGCTTCTCACACCCGCTCACACCGACGAGTTTGA GCTCTGTAAGTCAGCCAACAGTTGCTGCAACGAAGTCGTTATCAAGGGCTCCAAATGTTGCGTACGCATGGCCAGACTCCTGCATGTCTACAACCAAGCAGCAGGCAGCACAGAGACGTTTGTAAGCCGCAAAGAACGGTTTGTGATTAGTGATGACATGACAGTCAAACCGGCATCCGCCAGCAGCCTGCAGTCGCTGCCTCAAGCGTTCAGTTCCGATGGGATCGGCCATGGCTTCGAGGAGGTCCAAGTGAGCGTCAGCTGGGAGACT GTTTTGTTTATGTTCAAGGCCTCCCTTTCTTCAGATACAGTACTCACTGATGCATTTCTACCAAATCTGCTAACTGACTGTCAGAAACAGGCTGCTGGTGTTTCTATGAAACAGATCACCATCAATCAGAAAATGCTACCGTTCGATCAATATTCTGCAGGCTCTTCACCAGAAAGCAAGATCAAGATCTTCTATCACACCGATGAAAAGAAGGTCATGTATGCCGAATGCAGCCATGAGTTCGTCGACCTGCTCCTCGGTTTCCTGACTTACCCTATCAGCTCAGTTATCCTTTATACC AACACGGGGGCTGGCACTCCCCATCTTGGCACGTGCCTTAACAATCTCTACAAAAGTGTTACCGGTCTCGACGAGGGTGGGTGCTTAACAGGTGCCCTCACCAAGAATAAGTTGCTGAATCCAAGCCTTAGACCGTTCGATCTTTTGAGCAACCTTGTGTGTCGGGCACTAGATTGCCAGTGTTTGAAAGATACGATGCCAGAGTTAGCGTGTTTTTGCTGCCACCCTGAGCTTGTTGAAGATGGAAGGTACGTCGTAGGCGATGATCTACTTATACATCAGGCGTCTGCCATGTCTCTGATGAAGCATTGGTGTGGGAGAGACAAGGCTATGGTACTGGAGATGGGCATTATCGTCAGGAAGCCGGAG GCAGTTGCGCTACTGCGAGCCGTGCTTACTTCGAAGTCGGTGCTCACCGACGTATTCATCGACAGGCTGGAGGAACATTTCTCGCAAAAGAAGATACAGATATTCGCTAAGATCCCTGGGGGTAAGACGATAACCGTGGAGGTTGCAAGAGCCGACACCATTGCGACTGTCAAGAGCAGGATCAAGGATAAGGTGTCCATTGCAGCAGGTTGTCGTCATGAGTTGGTCTACGGTAGCAGATATCTGAAAGACCGGTGCACCGTTGCCGAATGCAACCTCGTCAGAGAATGTACCGTCACCTGCGAATTCTACAAGAAATGA